The Salvia miltiorrhiza cultivar Shanhuang (shh) chromosome 1, IMPLAD_Smil_shh, whole genome shotgun sequence genome has a window encoding:
- the LOC130999632 gene encoding transcription factor MTB3 codes for MGSKFWLNDEDKAVVERVVGNEAAEYLAWSASNNVLLEFSPSGGDLGVQQALFKIVEGSDWTYAIYWHVSKSKSGRSALIWGDGHCREPKEGEGEDSNGPKNEKSVDGDGRRWVLHKIHACFGGSEDDNVAAKLDKVSDVEMFYLTSMYLAFPFDKPSIPSQSFNSGRSIWVSDAKSCSERYELRSYLAKLARLETVVFVPTKSGVVEIGSRKSIPEDRSVIQSAKSIVVKPSLAQAKAAPKIFGQELSVGGSRSGPISISFSPKVEDDSVYSSESYDLQTLGGAQLYGNSSNGHRNDDSDGKLLSQSIISNIEQAREDSFLISDERKPRKRGRKPANGREEPLNHVEAERQRREKLNQRFYALRAVVPNISKMDKASLLGDAIAYIADLQTKIRIMETEKGILNGNEYHCTIQDIEFQEKHDDAVVRVSCPLDSHPVSRVVKELREHQASTQESTISLTERGEVIHTFSIHTQDGAAQQLKDKLAAALLN; via the coding sequence ATGGGGAGTAAGTTTTGGTTGAATGATGAGGATAAGGCTGTGGTGGAAAGGGTAGTGGGCAATGAAGCAGCTGAATATCTTGCTTGGTCGGCCTCGAACAACGTGCTGTTGGAATTTTCTCCATCCGGTGGGGATCTAGGGGTGCAGCAAGCACTGTTCAAGATTGTTGAGGGATCAGATTGGACGTATGCAATATATTGGCATGTTTCTAAATCTAAGTCGGGTAGATCCGCCTTGATATGGGGCGACGGCCATTGTAGGGAGCCCAAGGAAGGCGAGGGTGAAGACAGTAATGGCCCCAAGAATGAGAAATCAGTGGATGGAGATGGTAGAAGATGGGTGCTGCACAAGATTCATGCTTGTTTTGGGGGATCAGAGGATGATAATGTTGCTGCTAAGTTGGACAAAGTTTCGGATGTGGAGATGTTCTATCTCACATCGATGTATCTTGCCTTTCCCTTTGATAAACCTTCCATTCCTTCTCAGTCATTCAATTCCGGCAGGTCTATTTGGGTTTCTGACGCGAAAAGCTGTTCAGAACGTTATGAGTTGAGGTCATATTTGGCGAAGTTGGCTCGTTTAGAGACAGTGGTGTTTGTTCCAACAAAGTCAGGGGTGGTGGAGATTGGCTCCAGGAAGTCTATACCTGAGGATAGGAGTGTTATTCAATCAGCAAAATCTATTGTTGTGAAACCGAGTTTAGCACAGGCGAAGGCTGCTCCAAAGATTTTTGGTCAGGAACTGAGTGTTGGGGGTTCGAGATCAGGTCCGATTAGTATTAGCTTCTCTCCAAAGGTGGAAGACGATTCTGTCTATTCCTCGGAATCATATGATTTGCAGACACTAGGTGGTGCTCAGTTATATGGAAACTCATCAAATGGGCACAGAAATGATGATAGTGATGGGAAACTACTGTCACAATCCATTATTTCTAACATTGAGCAAGCTAGGGAGGATTCGTTTCTCATTTCTGATGAGAGGAAGCCTAGAAAACGTGGTAGGAAGCCAGCAAATGGGAGGGAAGAACCGTTGAATCACGTGGAAGCAGAAAGGCAGAGACGCGAGAAGCTCAATCAACGTTTTTATGCATTGAGAGCAGTAGTTCCAAATATCTCCAAGATGGACAAAGCATCTCTGCTCGGTGATGCAATTGCCTATATTGCAGATCTTCAGACGAAGATAAGGATAATGGAAACAGAAAAGGGGATTTTGAATGGAAATGAGTATCACTGCACCATACAAGATATTGAGTTTCAAGAAAAGCACGACGATGCAGTTGTACGCGTAAGTTGCCCTCTGGACTCTCACCCTGTATCCAGAGTTGTAAAGGAGTTGAGAGAGCATCAAGCTTCGACCCAAGAGTCCACCATTTCGTTAACTGAGCGTGGTGAAGTCATCCACACATTCTCCATACACACTCAGGATGGTGCCGCACAACAATTGAAGGATAAGTTGGCTGCTGCTCTcttaaattga